The Aggregicoccus sp. 17bor-14 genome contains the following window.
GCGCCGCACGGCACCCTCATCGTCAACACCGCGTCGGCGACCTCGACCGAGGACACCACGCCCGTCACGGCCAGCGCCACGACGCGGGTGATCGTCCCCACGCCGGCCCTCATCGACTTCCTGCTGTACGCCCCCAACGTCCCGGGCGCGGCCCCCCTGCCGGTGGAGCCGAGCGTCTACCTGGACGGCCCGCAGGGCAGCCCCGCGCCCCTGTCCGCGCCCCAGTCGCTGGGCTTCTACGGCCCCATCCCGCTGGGCAGCGCCGTGCCCCTGCTGAGCACCCTGCGGGCGCACCAGGGTGAGCCGCTCTTCCTGAAGCTCACCGACCTCGACGAGAACAAGGACCCGGCCGTGCGCGAGACCGTGCTCGTCACGGTGAGCGACGCGGGCACCGGGGACACCGAGATCGTGCGCCTGGTGGAGACCGGCGTGTCCACGGGCATCTTCGCCGGCTACCTGCCCACGGTGGGCTCCGCGGCCACCCAGCAGGGCGGCGCACCCGCCGCCGCCACCGCCACCCCCTATGACGGCGTGCTGCGCGTCGCCATCGGCGACACCCTCCGCTGCCGCTACGTGGACGTGGACGACGCGCAGGACGTGACCACCGACGCGGTGCTCGTGGACCCCACGGGCGTCGTCTTCGACAGCCGCACCGGCAAGCCGGTGGACGGCGCCAGCCTCACCCTGGTGGACGTGGCCACCGGGCAGCCCGCCCAGGTCGTCGGCGACGACGGCGTGAGCCGCTTCCCCTCCACCGTGACCAGCGGCGCCGCGGTCTCGGATGCGAGCGGCCGCCGCTACACCCCGGCGCCCGGCGGCTTCCGCTTCCCGCTCGTGGCTCCCGGCCGCTACCGCCTCGACGTGAAGCCCCCCGCGGGCTACCTCGCTCCCTCGAGCGTGCCGGACGCGGAGCTCGCCGCGGGCCCGGCCGGCCCCTACGCCGTGAGCCCGGCCTCGCGCGGCGAGGCCTTCCAGGTGCTCGCGGGGCCGCCCGTCCAGACCGACGTCCCCGTGGACCCCGCGAGCACCACGCTCTGGGTGCAGAAGGTCGCGCGCAAGGCCAGCGCCAGCGTGGGCGACTTCGTCCCCTACGAGCTCACGGTGAGCAACCTGAGCGCCGCGGCGGCCGCGCGCGACGTGAGCCTCACGGACACGCTGCCCGCGGGCCTGCGCTACGTGCCGGGCTCGGCCACCCGCGACGGCGCCCCGGTGGCGGACCCCGCGGCGAGCGCGGACGGCCGCACCCTCACCTTCGCCCTGGGCGAGCTCGCCGCGGGCGGCGCGACCACCGTGCGGCTCGTGGTGCAGGTGGTGCCCGGCGCGCGCGCGGGCGGCCAGCTGGTGAACGAGGCGAGCGCGGTCTCCGGGACCACCGGCCTCGTCTCCAACCGCGCCACCGCGCCCCTGCGCATCACCGAGGCCTTCCTCACCTCGCGCGCGCTCATCATGGGCCGCGTGGTGGTGGGCGAGTGCGGCGCCACGGGGCCCCAAGACGCCCCGGGCCTCGAGGGCGCGCACGTCTTCCTCGAGGACGGCACCTGGGTCGCGAGCGACGTGCAGGGCCTCTTCCACTTCGAGGGCGTGCGCTCCGGTACGCACGTGGTGCAGCTGGACCTGGACTCGCTGCCGGAAGGCTACGAGCCGGTGCTCTGCCCCAAGAACAGCCGCTCCGCGGGCCGCGCCTTCTCGCAGTTCGTGGACCTGCAGGGCGGCACCCAGTGGCGCGTGGACTTCCACGTCCACCCGCGGCCCGCGCCCGCGGCCGTGGCCCCCGCGCCCGCGGCCGACCCGGCCCCGGCTCCCGCGAGCGAGCCCGCGCCGCTCGCGGTCGAGCAGCGCCAGCACCTGGAGGGCGGCGTGCTCCACCACGAGGTGGACGTGACCGTGCGCAGCGCCCCCTTCAAGGACGTGCGCGTGCACGTGAACCTGCCCCCGGGCGTGCGCTTCGAGGAGGGCAGTGGCAGCGTGAACGGCGCGCCCGTCGCGGACCCCGAGCGAGAGCCGGGCAGCGGGGAGCTGGTCTTCGACCTGGGCAACTCGGACGGCGAGTGGAAGCGCACCCTGCGCTACCGGGCCGCGGTGGCCCCGGACGCTCCGGCCGGCGAGCTCGCGCTGCGCGCCCACGTCACCGCGCGCGACCTGCCGGGCCGCGAGGTGGCGAGCCCTCGCAACGAGGTGATCGTGCGCGTGCGCCGCGCGCGGCTGCTGCCGGCGATCAACCTCACGCTGCGCCCGCACTTCGCGAGCTTCGGCGCGGAGCTCACGGCGGACGACCAGCGCGTCCTCGACGAGGCGGCCGAGCAGCTCTCGGGGCTCGTCATCGACCGCCTCACCGTCACCGGCCACACCGACAACCAGCCCATCTCCCCGCGCTCGCGCCACATCCACGCGGACAACCGCGCGCTCTCGCTCGCGCGCGCCGGCGTGGTGGGGCACTACCTCGCCGAGAAGCTGGGCCTCTCCCAGGACGCGGTGGTGCTGGACGGGCAGGGCGAGCTCTCGCCAATCGCGAGCAACCGCAGCGCCGTGGGCCGCGCGCGCAACCGCCGCGTCGAGGTGGAGGTCATCGGCGTGCGCCTCGGCGTGCCCGAGGTGGAGTCCATCGAGGCCGAGCCCCTCGCCGCCGAGTCCAAGGCCTCCGTCGCGCAGGCGAGCAGCACGCTGCCCGTGACGCCCGCGCCGCAGGCCGCTACGGCCGGGTCCTCCGGCGCGCAGGTCTCCGCCGGCGCCCCCGCGCTCTCCACCCCCGCGCAGGCCGGGGCGCCCTCTGCCGCCGCCGCCCCGTCCGCGGTCCCCGCCCCGGGCGCGGCGCAGGCCAGCAGCCCCGCCACCGCGCCCACCGTCCAGGCCGCGCCGGGCACCGCCGTCAGCTCCGGCAGCGCCGGCGCGCCGGGCGCGAGCAGCTCCGCCAGCGCGGGCGCGGCGCAGGCCACCCCCGGCGCCGCGGCGGCCGCGGCCGCTGCGCCCCGCCAGGGCCTGCTCAGCCCGATGGACGGCGACGTCCTGGTGGACCGCATCAACGCGGTGCAGGTGCGCGTGCGCAGCTACCTCACCGTGGAGCTGCTGCTGGACGGCAAGCCGGTGCCGCAGGAGCGCATCGGCTTCCGCGCCGCGGAGCCCGACACGCGCACCACGCTGCTCACCTACGTGGGCGTGGACTTCGGGGACGTGGGCGAGCACACGCTGCAGCTCAAGGGCACCGACCCCTTCGGCAACGTGCGCGTGAACGAGACCGCGCACCTGCGCCGCTCCAGCGAGGTCGCCGCCCTCCGCTTCGTGTCCGCCGAGGGCAACGTCGCGGACGGCCGCACGCCGGTGCGCATGCGCTTCGAGCTGCTCGATGCCACGGGCACCGTGCTGCACGCCGCCACGCGCCTGGACCTGCGCGACAGCTCGCTGCGCCCGCTGCGCCGCCCCGAGGACAGCCTCTCGCTCGAGGACGCGGCGGGCCGGCGCTGGGTGCAGATGGACCGGGACGGCTGGGTGAGCTTCGATCCCGTGCAGGCCACCGGCACCCAGCACGCCGTGGTCGCGCTCGGCGGCCTCACGGCCCGCGGCGAGACCTACGTGGCGCCCAAGCTGCGCGACTGGATCCTGGTGGGCCTCGCCGAGGGCGGCGTCGGCTACAACGCCGTCTCCAAGCACCTCGAGACCCTGCCCGCCGGGGCCCCCACCGAGGACTTCTACGCCGACGGGCGCCTCGCCTTCTACGCGAAGGGCCGCGTGAAGGGCGAGTGGCTGCTCACGCTCGCCTACGACAACACGAAGTCGCGCGCCGAGGTGGGCAACAGCCTCTTCCAGACCATCGACCCGAACACGTACTACACGCTGTACGGGGACGGGACGCTGCAGCAGTACGACGCGCCGAGCGCGCGCAAGCTGTACGTGAAGATCGAGCGCGAGCAGTACTACGCGCTGTTCGGCGACTTCGACACCGGCCTGGGCGCCACCGACCTGTCGCGCTACAGCCGCCGCCTCAACGGCGTGAAGACCGAGCTGCGCCTGAAGCACCTGGACGTCAACGCCTTCGGCACCCAGACCGACCTGGCCTACGCGCGCGAGGAGCTGCAGGGCGACGGCACCTCGGGCCTGTACCGGCTCGCGCGCGGCGGCCTCACGGCCAACGGCGAGAAGGTGACCATCGAGGTGCGCGACCGCTTCCGCACCGAGGTCGTCCTCTCCACGCGCACCCTCACGCGCTTCATCGACTACTCCATCGACTACGACACGGGGACGCTCTTCTTCCGCGAGCCCATCCCCAGCCGGGACCTGGCCTTCAACCCGGTGTTCATCGTGGTGGAGTACGAGACGCGCTCGCTGGACGGGCAGCACCTCACCGCGGGCGGCCGCGCGGGCCTCAAGCTGCTGGACAACCGCCTGAAGCTGGGCACCACCGTGGTGCACGAGGACCGGGGCGAGCG
Protein-coding sequences here:
- a CDS encoding OmpA family protein; this translates as MLALVLSGAAQAASAPHGTLIVNTASATSTEDTTPVTASATTRVIVPTPALIDFLLYAPNVPGAAPLPVEPSVYLDGPQGSPAPLSAPQSLGFYGPIPLGSAVPLLSTLRAHQGEPLFLKLTDLDENKDPAVRETVLVTVSDAGTGDTEIVRLVETGVSTGIFAGYLPTVGSAATQQGGAPAAATATPYDGVLRVAIGDTLRCRYVDVDDAQDVTTDAVLVDPTGVVFDSRTGKPVDGASLTLVDVATGQPAQVVGDDGVSRFPSTVTSGAAVSDASGRRYTPAPGGFRFPLVAPGRYRLDVKPPAGYLAPSSVPDAELAAGPAGPYAVSPASRGEAFQVLAGPPVQTDVPVDPASTTLWVQKVARKASASVGDFVPYELTVSNLSAAAAARDVSLTDTLPAGLRYVPGSATRDGAPVADPAASADGRTLTFALGELAAGGATTVRLVVQVVPGARAGGQLVNEASAVSGTTGLVSNRATAPLRITEAFLTSRALIMGRVVVGECGATGPQDAPGLEGAHVFLEDGTWVASDVQGLFHFEGVRSGTHVVQLDLDSLPEGYEPVLCPKNSRSAGRAFSQFVDLQGGTQWRVDFHVHPRPAPAAVAPAPAADPAPAPASEPAPLAVEQRQHLEGGVLHHEVDVTVRSAPFKDVRVHVNLPPGVRFEEGSGSVNGAPVADPEREPGSGELVFDLGNSDGEWKRTLRYRAAVAPDAPAGELALRAHVTARDLPGREVASPRNEVIVRVRRARLLPAINLTLRPHFASFGAELTADDQRVLDEAAEQLSGLVIDRLTVTGHTDNQPISPRSRHIHADNRALSLARAGVVGHYLAEKLGLSQDAVVLDGQGELSPIASNRSAVGRARNRRVEVEVIGVRLGVPEVESIEAEPLAAESKASVAQASSTLPVTPAPQAATAGSSGAQVSAGAPALSTPAQAGAPSAAAAPSAVPAPGAAQASSPATAPTVQAAPGTAVSSGSAGAPGASSSASAGAAQATPGAAAAAAAAPRQGLLSPMDGDVLVDRINAVQVRVRSYLTVELLLDGKPVPQERIGFRAAEPDTRTTLLTYVGVDFGDVGEHTLQLKGTDPFGNVRVNETAHLRRSSEVAALRFVSAEGNVADGRTPVRMRFELLDATGTVLHAATRLDLRDSSLRPLRRPEDSLSLEDAAGRRWVQMDRDGWVSFDPVQATGTQHAVVALGGLTARGETYVAPKLRDWILVGLAEGGVGYNAVSKHLETLPAGAPTEDFYADGRLAFYAKGRVKGEWLLTLAYDNTKSRAEVGNSLFQTIDPNTYYTLYGDGTLQQYDAPSARKLYVKIEREQYYALFGDFDTGLGATDLSRYSRRLNGVKTELRLKHLDVNAFGTQTDLAYAREELQGDGTSGLYRLARGGLTANGEKVTIEVRDRFRTEVVLSTRTLTRFIDYSIDYDTGTLFFREPIPSRDLAFNPVFIVVEYETRSLDGQHLTAGGRAGLKLLDNRLKLGTTVVHEDRGERAGTLYGADFEADLTPTVKVRAELAHTEGQRADGTEGDGTAYLAEVSHRSHDWDARAYARLLPGDFGLGQQALTETGTRKLGVDAAYRFTDHLQLGGTGYRQHVFSTDATRDVAEARFGYTQGLSGASVGLRYAEDRLADGSEHLSTQAMAGTKLALLEDRLVLSVEHAQSLVNDENVDYPTRTLFGAEYKLTRKVTLLGAEELTWKDGVATAATRLGVRSTPWTGATVSSSMESQLRENSERLFGTLGLRQTLQLSEAWRADFGLERTQTFSREGTYLFNPAVPLTSGASEDFTAASTGATYQVRRFLWDSRAELRLGELSRRWNLLSGLVTETGAAWGWTGRLQLLDEHQHATGQGTRTAALRLGLVYRPPETRWIVLDRLDLIHERRTGSTDPGTGTRLVNNLSLNARPGEKLQVSVFAGAKYTREQLLGTVQAGYTDELGLEGRYDLTERLDVGLRASALHAWRGGQLAYSGGPSVGYNVVENMWLSAGYNVWGYEDRDFVASNYAVQGPYVRLRVKLDQQTVHDAARWLFGQ